From the genome of Miscanthus floridulus cultivar M001 chromosome 10, ASM1932011v1, whole genome shotgun sequence, one region includes:
- the LOC136488389 gene encoding uncharacterized protein yields MGGHLIDYDLATHGCNYWICDGIIQLKQGDVVGSDDVAAETLWRSCDALKHEMRLDADYHQSPQLPASPVVRRLQERMAYWTSPAYGSTLIKDQRGRIPKGMFQQYDRLCVLKLSACTFSLTSPPFLCCHSLRFLWLDHCQDESSSTDDGAANEEDIRRCFEKLWVLDVRYSSSKFLSEKMMDFMAQLRELHVMGQEKFNMDMLQGRLHNIRKLKVTKSKINCSNRTYLLSGKDKMEHLELSENGGSMKSLSVESSSCSCLETVIIDGCVSLEEISLKGWAKPKNLLLRGSFPDLRSLDLTGAAVKTLDLNAVMAPKLEELFLLDCVKLTAILWPPPPPSAGEGKGSGKRYLAKLRIDSTQ; encoded by the coding sequence ATGGGTGGCCACTTGATTGACTATGATCTGGCCACCCATGGCTGCAACTACTGGATATGCGATGGAATCATACAGCTGAAGCAGGGAGATGTCGTCGGCAGTGATGATGTTGCAGCTGAAACGCTGTGGCGATCTTGTGATGCTTTGAAGCACGAGATGCGGCTGGATGCAGACTACCACCAGAGTCCACAGTTGCCGGCATCTCCGGTGGTCAGGCGCCTGCAGGAGCGCATGGCATACTGGACTTCACCAGCTTATGGATCCACGCTGATTAAGGATCAGCGTGGCCGTATTCCTAAAGGCATGTTCCAACAATACGACAGGCTTTGTGTGCTCAAGCTATCAGCATGCACATTCAGCCTCACATCGCCTCCATTCCTCTGCTGCCACAGCCTCAGGTTTCTCTGGCTTGACCATTGCCAGGACGAAAGTAGCAGCACAGACGACGGTGCAGCGAATGAGGAGGACATCCGGCGGTGCTTCGAAAAGCTGTGGGTGCTGGACGTGCGGTACTCAAGCTCCAAGTTCCTGTCTGAGAAGATGATGGATTTCATGGCTCAACTCAGGGAGCTACATGTGATGGGACAAGAGAAGTTCAACATGGACATGCTGCAGGGGAGGCTGCACAACATCCGAAAGCTCAAAGTTACAAAGTCCAAGATCAACTGCAGCAATCGGACATACCTGTTGTCGGGCAAGGACAAGATGGAGCACCTTGAACTGTCAGAAAATGGTGGCAGCATGAAGAGTTTATCAGTGGAaagcagcagctgcagctgccTTGAGACCGTCATTATTGACGGATGTGTTTCTTTGGAAGAGATATCCTTGAAAGGGTGGGCTAAACCGAAGAATCTACTCTTGAGAGGGTCCTTTCCGGACCTGCGCAGTCTAGACCTCACTGGTGCAGCAGTGAAGACACTAGATCTGAATGCAGTGATGGCCCCGAAGCTCGAAGAGCTCTTCCTGCTTGACTGTGTGAAGCTTACAGCAATCCtatggccgccgccaccaccatcagCAGGTGAAGGCAAAGGTAGTGGAAAAAGATACTTGGCCAAGCTACGCATTGACAGCACCCAATAG